The following coding sequences are from one Frigoribacterium sp. Leaf415 window:
- a CDS encoding GrpB family protein: MVDLQPHSPAWADDYRREAERLATALGTRVDALEHIGSTAVPGLFAKPIIDVAARTSPGTDPFALGADLIDLGYERHAAGPKTHAVYVRLHGARRTHILHAFRPDQWDDCNQRLFRDALLRDPVARQRYATLKEALAGLDDGRAYTAAKTALITDLVTDERAARGLPAVTVWDK, translated from the coding sequence ATGGTCGATCTGCAGCCGCACTCCCCCGCCTGGGCCGACGACTACCGCCGTGAGGCCGAACGTCTCGCAACCGCCCTCGGCACCCGCGTCGACGCGCTGGAGCACATCGGCAGCACGGCCGTCCCCGGCCTCTTCGCGAAGCCGATCATCGACGTCGCCGCCCGCACGTCTCCCGGCACCGACCCGTTCGCCCTCGGCGCCGACCTGATCGACCTCGGCTACGAACGACACGCAGCGGGCCCGAAGACCCACGCGGTCTACGTCCGGCTGCACGGAGCGCGACGCACGCACATCCTCCACGCCTTCCGCCCCGACCAGTGGGACGACTGCAACCAGCGACTGTTCCGCGACGCCTTACTGCGCGACCCGGTCGCGCGGCAGCGCTACGCGACCCTCAAGGAGGCGCTGGCCGGCCTCGACGACGGACGCGCCTACACAGCCGCCAAGACCGCGCTGATCACCGACCTCGTCACCGATGAGCGAGCGGCTCGTGGTCTCCCTGCGGTGACGGTGTGGGACAAATGA
- a CDS encoding GNAT family N-acetyltransferase: MPLVPVAPTDADADAEARADLRAFLAAADLTLAGLDSPTPRLRLWVDRDATGTVVGSTGYELSADGRHALIRSVAVAPAARTRGAGSRLARHALTDAAAHGARHAWLFSRRSGPFWQKLGFTPADRDALASALPDTHQVQLFRATGQLAREVAWSRPLADLRPTTP, translated from the coding sequence ATGCCCCTCGTCCCCGTCGCCCCGACCGACGCCGACGCCGACGCCGAGGCCCGAGCCGACCTCCGGGCCTTCCTCGCCGCCGCCGACCTCACCCTCGCCGGTCTCGACTCCCCCACGCCGCGCCTCCGGCTCTGGGTCGACCGTGACGCCACCGGCACGGTCGTCGGCAGCACCGGCTACGAGCTGAGCGCCGACGGCCGGCACGCCCTGATCCGCAGCGTCGCCGTCGCTCCCGCCGCCCGCACGCGCGGCGCGGGCTCCCGTCTCGCCCGCCACGCCCTCACCGACGCCGCCGCGCACGGAGCCCGCCACGCCTGGCTCTTCTCCCGCCGCTCCGGACCGTTCTGGCAGAAGCTCGGCTTCACCCCCGCCGACCGCGACGCCCTCGCCTCGGCCCTCCCCGACACGCACCAGGTGCAGCTCTTCCGCGCCACCGGCCAGCTCGCCCGCGAGGTCGCCTGGTCGCGCCCCCTCGCCGACCTCCGCCCGACGACCCCCTAG